The following proteins are co-located in the Maridesulfovibrio sp. genome:
- a CDS encoding fumarate reductase flavoprotein subunit — protein sequence MQTYYSDLLVIGAGLAGERVAVEAAQEGFDVICLSIVPARRSHSSAAQGGMQAALGNCAKGEGDNVDVHFGDTVRGSDWGCDQEVARLFADAAPIEMRRLAHWGVPWNRVVPGKSFYFKGGEKFEKEEKEEKRGLITARSFGGTAKWRTCYTSDGTGHAVMCTMDNRCAELGINVFDRKEAISLIHDGDKCTGAVVRCLRTGELEVYLSKATSICTGGFGRIYKATTNAVICDGGGHIIAHDTGVVPIGNPEAIQFHPTGIVPTDILVTEGCRGDGGTLLDVNEERFMNIYEPEKAELASRDVVSRWMTHHMRQGKGVKSAYGEHLWLDIRHLGDKHISTKLREVDEICHHFLNVDPRKQLIPVRPTQHYTMAGVRTNKDGAVYGLKGLFSAGEAACWDMHGFNRLGGNSLAETVVAGGIIGSKIVEFLKGYETDFKTSLVAEAVRKQQDRIEKLRSGANGKENVYRVREEMQDALMEGCFVFRNDAGLKKCIDTLQGTLEKARKVGLVSNGLGANHELAAALKIEGQVKLGLCIAKAALERTESRGSHNREDYTARDDKNWLNRTLAYWREGADMPELQYEDATPCYEIPPGDRGYGGGSIIEADKAEIEAKMIKK from the coding sequence ATGCAAACATATTACTCTGATCTCCTTGTTATCGGCGCCGGATTGGCGGGCGAGCGCGTGGCTGTGGAGGCGGCCCAGGAAGGTTTTGATGTAATCTGTCTCTCAATTGTCCCGGCACGCCGGTCTCATTCATCGGCAGCACAGGGCGGCATGCAGGCCGCTCTGGGTAACTGTGCCAAGGGCGAGGGAGACAACGTAGACGTCCACTTCGGCGACACTGTTCGCGGTTCCGACTGGGGCTGTGACCAGGAAGTGGCCCGTCTTTTCGCAGACGCAGCTCCCATTGAGATGCGCAGACTTGCACACTGGGGTGTGCCCTGGAACCGAGTTGTTCCCGGTAAATCCTTCTATTTCAAAGGTGGCGAGAAATTTGAAAAAGAAGAGAAAGAAGAAAAGCGCGGCCTGATTACGGCCCGTTCCTTCGGCGGTACCGCTAAATGGCGTACCTGCTACACTTCCGACGGAACAGGACATGCGGTTATGTGTACTATGGATAACCGCTGTGCCGAACTCGGGATTAATGTTTTTGACCGCAAGGAAGCTATCTCCCTCATCCATGACGGCGATAAATGTACCGGTGCGGTTGTCCGTTGTCTGAGAACTGGCGAGCTGGAAGTGTACCTTTCCAAGGCAACTTCCATCTGCACAGGCGGTTTCGGACGTATCTATAAAGCAACTACCAACGCAGTAATCTGTGATGGCGGCGGGCACATTATTGCCCACGATACCGGTGTAGTACCTATAGGTAACCCGGAAGCCATTCAGTTCCACCCCACCGGAATCGTGCCTACCGATATTCTGGTAACAGAAGGTTGTCGCGGTGACGGCGGAACGCTCCTCGACGTCAACGAAGAAAGGTTCATGAACATTTATGAACCGGAAAAGGCCGAGCTGGCTTCCCGTGACGTTGTTTCCCGCTGGATGACTCACCATATGCGTCAGGGCAAGGGTGTTAAATCCGCTTACGGTGAACACCTCTGGCTGGATATCCGCCATCTCGGAGACAAACATATCTCCACTAAACTGCGTGAAGTAGATGAAATCTGCCATCACTTCCTTAACGTTGACCCCCGCAAACAGCTCATCCCGGTCCGTCCGACTCAGCACTACACCATGGCTGGCGTGCGTACCAATAAAGATGGCGCGGTTTACGGCCTCAAGGGTCTGTTCTCTGCCGGTGAAGCTGCATGCTGGGATATGCACGGCTTTAACCGTCTCGGCGGTAACTCACTCGCTGAAACCGTTGTTGCAGGTGGTATCATCGGTTCCAAAATCGTTGAATTCCTCAAGGGCTACGAGACCGATTTCAAAACTTCCCTGGTTGCTGAAGCTGTTCGCAAGCAGCAGGATCGTATTGAGAAGCTGCGCAGCGGTGCCAACGGTAAGGAAAATGTCTACAGGGTTCGCGAAGAAATGCAGGATGCTCTCATGGAAGGCTGTTTTGTATTCAGAAACGATGCCGGACTCAAAAAATGTATTGATACTCTGCAGGGTACTCTTGAAAAGGCCCGTAAGGTCGGTCTGGTTTCCAACGGTCTTGGTGCAAACCATGAATTGGCTGCGGCCCTTAAGATCGAAGGTCAGGTCAAACTGGGCTTGTGTATTGCCAAGGCTGCTCTTGAACGTACTGAAAGCCGTGGTTCCCATAACCGCGAGGACTACACCGCTCGTGATGACAAGAATTGGCTGAATCGTACTCTGGCTTACTGGCGTGAAGGCGCTGATATGCCTGAACTGCAGTACGAAGACGCTACTCCCTGTTACGAGATTCCTCCGGGAGACCGTGGTTACGGCGGCGGGTCCATCATCGAAGCCGACAAGGCCGAGATTGAAGCCAAGATGATCAAGAAATAA
- a CDS encoding succinate dehydrogenase/fumarate reductase cytochrome b subunit — translation MAVNVGMHVARPGKRDAVLDWLQMLTGAGLVAFMWCHMILVSSVVISPKIMNAIAYFFEATYMAQVGGPLIFLTFLLHFALAARKIPFRTEGQATILQHAQMLKHRDTWLWVVQAVTAMVILVMGAIHMWVVLNDLPITAAKSAARVAEGGWMLFYLVLLPCVELHVSVGFYRIGVKWGFIRTENRKQAKKLESILFATFMVIGIITLIRFITLS, via the coding sequence ATGGCTGTAAATGTAGGTATGCACGTGGCGCGTCCAGGGAAAAGGGATGCGGTCCTCGACTGGCTGCAAATGCTTACTGGTGCCGGACTTGTGGCTTTTATGTGGTGTCACATGATTCTGGTTTCCTCAGTAGTCATTTCGCCCAAGATTATGAACGCCATTGCGTATTTTTTTGAAGCAACATACATGGCGCAGGTCGGCGGCCCTTTGATTTTCTTAACTTTTTTGCTACATTTCGCTCTGGCGGCGAGAAAGATACCTTTCCGTACGGAAGGGCAGGCAACCATATTGCAGCATGCACAGATGCTGAAGCATCGTGACACCTGGCTTTGGGTTGTGCAGGCCGTGACCGCAATGGTCATCCTCGTAATGGGTGCCATTCACATGTGGGTTGTGCTCAATGATCTTCCCATTACTGCCGCGAAGTCGGCGGCCCGTGTAGCTGAAGGCGGATGGATGCTCTTCTATCTGGTTCTTCTGCCCTGCGTTGAGCTTCATGTCAGCGTCGGTTTCTACCGCATCGGTGTTAAATGGGGATTTATCAGGACTGAGAACCGGAAGCAGGCCAAGAAGCTTGAATCCATTCTCTTTGCGACCTTTATGGTTATCGGCATCATCACCCTGATCAGGTTCATCACTTTAAGTTAA
- a CDS encoding TetR/AcrR family transcriptional regulator: protein MSKKERILLAAQEQFGEHGYTATTLKMVADHAGVASGLVSHYYGNKDNLFLESGRELIDQMLRILTDKAKEGKNGLESLGIFVQAYFDFTIANRTTFPTLLRSSPFSDEYPHLDRTHIADKFKQLIDRIEEYISQGIEDGSIMEVPLPHTSYLVYGNIVGAVRTEFLTPFQIDNLFKEACKFIIRSLAKT from the coding sequence ATGAGCAAAAAAGAAAGAATCCTGCTAGCCGCACAAGAGCAATTCGGTGAACACGGCTACACTGCAACCACACTGAAAATGGTTGCCGACCATGCTGGAGTGGCTTCCGGACTTGTGTCTCACTACTACGGCAACAAAGATAATCTCTTTCTCGAGTCAGGACGAGAATTAATCGACCAGATGCTGAGAATACTCACTGACAAAGCAAAAGAAGGAAAAAACGGCCTTGAATCATTAGGAATATTCGTTCAAGCATATTTTGATTTCACCATAGCCAACAGGACAACCTTTCCGACCCTACTGCGCAGCTCTCCTTTCAGCGATGAGTATCCGCACCTTGACCGCACCCACATTGCAGACAAGTTCAAGCAACTGATAGATCGCATTGAAGAATACATCAGTCAGGGAATTGAAGACGGCTCCATCATGGAAGTGCCGCTGCCACATACATCATATCTGGTATACGGAAACATAGTCGGTGCAGTACGTACCGAATTTCTGACCCCTTTCCAGATCGACAATCTTTTCAAAGAAGCATGCAAATTCATAATTCGAAGCTTAGCCAAAACCTGA
- a CDS encoding MFS transporter translates to MQIHNSKLSQNLIRFNIPLLMGAVFAASMGTGVFTFTLPLMNLDEKAGGMWLGSGFAGYFLAKLLIAPLSGNYADTHGSSKPLLISCGLAFLLPLLYLLHPAIETLYAIQFILGICAGTVRTVSMAAIGASLGGDKLSSRFAILSAVMNSSFLLGPLLGGLLYIDKDYLPVLGAMSAFMGLAFIIFSLCTKHFPTHTVEQDSAGDITPRRFLSIMTALFGRGMGIGSMIAFYPVLLKSALQLSPGSTALLFSIPSLTTVLLLPILGKLLAGFERRLTTSAGMLISALALYILGGCSTIPGFMFTGILSGIGAAISMPASMAICSELGCAKGRALGLANMAANIGFMAGPLFCGMMVSASGQISTPFRLTSIIGAVSSLFILYEGLNRKGFKKSGLAVIIISALSLLTLVPYSLKQNHLPQIYRYSDVAMGTVVNLTIPGGDNSATRKTAKETVAIMHHLQKDLDHRNKRGSVGRINHESGRKSVRVSDKAFATIKRGLEISEKSGGSFDITIGAITTTPFYYALDKSRFAGHKDLINYRLLEIDPSENRIYLPKKGMALDLGGLAKGTIIDAAANHLKSSGIKTAMVEAGGDFMVFGEREWTIGIRNPRGEGIIGHIKVKNSAVCGSGDYYQFITPVSKDDKARKHHIFDPALLQSSAESIATTTVAPDAETADALATTVFIMGPKKGTEFIKKHFPDCSAMWILPDMSIVTTKNFPSIVLNKRQ, encoded by the coding sequence ATGCAAATTCATAATTCGAAGCTTAGCCAAAACCTGATCCGGTTCAATATTCCCCTGTTGATGGGGGCGGTCTTTGCCGCTTCCATGGGGACCGGAGTTTTCACTTTCACCCTGCCCCTGATGAATCTCGACGAAAAAGCGGGAGGCATGTGGCTGGGCAGCGGTTTTGCGGGGTATTTTCTTGCGAAACTGTTAATTGCTCCCCTTTCCGGAAATTACGCCGATACACACGGCAGTTCCAAACCATTGCTTATCTCCTGCGGATTGGCCTTCCTGCTTCCATTGCTTTATCTTCTCCACCCGGCCATCGAAACACTTTACGCGATCCAATTCATCCTCGGAATCTGCGCCGGAACAGTGCGTACGGTAAGCATGGCCGCCATCGGTGCCTCCTTGGGCGGAGACAAGCTTTCCTCCCGTTTTGCAATACTTTCGGCAGTGATGAACTCTTCCTTCCTGCTCGGCCCATTGCTGGGAGGCCTATTATATATAGATAAGGATTACCTGCCTGTACTGGGAGCCATGTCCGCCTTCATGGGACTTGCCTTCATAATTTTCTCACTATGCACCAAGCACTTCCCCACCCATACGGTAGAACAGGATTCAGCTGGGGACATAACCCCACGCCGGTTCCTGAGCATCATGACTGCCCTTTTCGGACGGGGAATGGGTATAGGCAGCATGATCGCCTTTTATCCGGTGCTGCTTAAGTCTGCCCTGCAGCTAAGCCCCGGCAGTACGGCATTACTCTTTTCCATTCCAAGCCTGACTACAGTTTTGCTGCTGCCCATTCTTGGAAAGCTGCTGGCCGGATTTGAACGCAGACTGACAACCTCTGCCGGCATGCTCATAAGTGCGTTGGCCCTCTATATTCTCGGAGGTTGCTCTACGATTCCCGGCTTTATGTTTACCGGAATCCTCTCCGGCATAGGTGCTGCCATCTCAATGCCTGCATCAATGGCTATATGCTCGGAACTAGGCTGTGCAAAAGGCAGGGCTTTAGGCTTAGCCAACATGGCAGCAAATATCGGATTTATGGCCGGACCTCTTTTCTGCGGGATGATGGTAAGTGCCAGCGGTCAAATAAGCACTCCCTTCAGACTAACGTCCATAATCGGAGCCGTAAGCTCCCTCTTCATATTATATGAAGGTCTGAACCGGAAAGGATTCAAGAAATCCGGCCTTGCCGTCATCATAATCAGCGCATTGAGCCTACTCACTCTTGTTCCGTATAGCCTAAAACAAAACCACCTCCCGCAAATCTACCGCTACAGTGACGTCGCCATGGGAACCGTTGTCAACTTGACCATCCCCGGCGGAGACAATTCAGCTACTCGAAAAACCGCCAAAGAAACCGTTGCCATAATGCACCACCTGCAAAAGGACCTCGACCACCGCAACAAAAGAGGTTCCGTAGGCAGGATCAACCATGAATCCGGCAGAAAATCCGTGCGGGTATCGGACAAGGCGTTTGCAACCATCAAACGCGGCCTTGAAATCAGTGAAAAATCCGGCGGAAGTTTCGACATAACGATCGGTGCCATTACCACCACCCCGTTTTACTACGCCTTGGATAAAAGCCGCTTTGCCGGACATAAAGACCTGATTAATTACAGGCTGCTGGAAATTGATCCCTCTGAAAACAGGATCTACCTGCCCAAAAAAGGCATGGCCCTCGATCTGGGCGGCCTTGCCAAGGGGACTATCATTGATGCTGCCGCGAATCACCTGAAATCTTCCGGTATCAAGACCGCCATGGTCGAAGCCGGAGGAGATTTCATGGTCTTCGGTGAACGGGAATGGACCATCGGCATCCGCAATCCACGCGGAGAAGGAATCATCGGACACATCAAGGTAAAAAACAGTGCTGTCTGCGGATCCGGTGATTATTATCAATTCATCACCCCGGTATCCAAGGATGACAAAGCCCGTAAACATCACATTTTCGACCCGGCACTGCTGCAATCATCCGCTGAAAGTATCGCCACGACTACCGTGGCCCCTGATGCTGAAACAGCCGATGCCTTGGCAACAACCGTATTCATCATGGGGCCAAAAAAAGGGACTGAATTTATTAAAAAACACTTCCCAGACTGCTCGGCTATGTGGATTCTGCCTGACATGAGCATCGTGACCACAAAAAACTTCCCTTCTATTGTTTTAAACAAACGTCAATAA
- a CDS encoding cache domain-containing protein, producing MVSSYQEELQEAEAEIMGSIQESLKKDVFRIQDYIKFSRNTARSTSLTSVKNSILEAHSLAMKLYGTYKNSMAEKELKQLIKTTLAAMIYDYDDSYLFIISMDGVLELHTDAPDTTGQNVLNSKTSDSRYILKEMISLAAKRGEGYIDYLWPKPGRSDLSYEKTSYIKLFKPYQWVLGTGSYQDTITKHTQDLVLRRLNKLNANGNEYFAGSLKGTSLLGENKGRNIMELKSSDGIFIVQEFIKKAKLGGGFITYKSPSISSGFKTYKKMSYCAAVPGWDWVIGANVNIERLEGKLQQRKAQLWDSLLLHIAAVISLIVLFSLITLFFAGQFKRVLTENFNSFENFFRKGTNSTVKIDRTKIDFTEFDNMAALANNMIDSRESAKSELLKSEITYREIFNATKDAIAVMDIQKRVFTDVNQTFLDFFGMERTESIGMSPELISFNSPPYDNKYAAELFNKALSGESVHFEWMVKKKTGEPFWTDNLARVATIGGQKRLLIVMRDITERRKMQKIMVQNEKMMSIGGLAAGMAHEINNPLGIIMQVTQNIIRRTSPTLKSNLPVAEKCNIDLDNLRNYMDKRGINEYLRSIQEAGTRAAAIVKSMLEFSRKSNSSKSSGRIEPVIETALSLAANDYDFKKKYDFKTIKIIRDFNSSPMFNFTEMEISQVILNLIKNAAQALVEEKNTNKIPTITIRTSSDEKFVRVEIEDNGPGIPHEDLKKIFEPFYSTKGPGIGTGLGLSVSYYIITHNHGGTITADSNPGEGTRFTISLPILT from the coding sequence ATGGTCTCCAGCTACCAAGAGGAATTGCAGGAAGCCGAGGCTGAAATAATGGGCAGTATTCAGGAATCACTGAAAAAAGACGTTTTCAGAATTCAGGACTATATCAAATTCAGCCGAAATACGGCCAGAAGTACAAGCCTTACCAGTGTCAAGAATTCCATATTGGAAGCACACAGCCTGGCAATGAAACTCTACGGAACATACAAAAATTCCATGGCCGAGAAAGAGCTTAAACAACTAATTAAAACAACTCTGGCGGCCATGATTTACGACTATGACGATTCTTACCTATTCATCATCAGTATGGACGGAGTCTTGGAGCTGCATACCGACGCACCGGATACTACAGGTCAAAATGTACTGAACTCCAAGACTTCCGACAGCAGGTATATCCTTAAGGAAATGATCAGCCTCGCTGCTAAACGCGGGGAAGGCTATATTGATTACCTGTGGCCCAAACCCGGGCGCTCCGACTTATCATATGAAAAGACATCATACATAAAGCTCTTTAAACCGTATCAGTGGGTGCTTGGAACCGGAAGTTATCAGGACACAATAACAAAGCATACCCAAGACCTTGTCCTGAGACGACTGAATAAATTGAATGCTAACGGTAATGAGTATTTCGCAGGTTCCCTGAAAGGGACCTCTCTGCTTGGAGAAAACAAAGGTCGAAATATTATGGAGCTAAAGAGCTCCGACGGCATTTTCATCGTTCAGGAATTTATCAAGAAAGCAAAACTGGGCGGGGGATTTATTACCTACAAAAGCCCCTCAATATCGTCAGGCTTCAAGACATACAAAAAAATGAGCTATTGCGCAGCTGTTCCGGGCTGGGATTGGGTTATCGGAGCGAATGTAAATATTGAGAGATTGGAAGGAAAGCTTCAGCAAAGAAAAGCACAACTCTGGGATAGTCTTTTACTGCACATTGCTGCAGTAATAAGCCTCATTGTTCTTTTTTCATTGATAACCCTGTTCTTTGCAGGACAATTCAAAAGGGTCTTAACTGAAAACTTCAATTCATTTGAAAACTTCTTTCGCAAAGGGACAAATTCGACCGTTAAAATTGACCGGACAAAAATCGATTTCACTGAATTCGACAATATGGCTGCACTGGCCAATAACATGATCGACAGCAGAGAATCGGCCAAGAGTGAGCTGCTCAAATCGGAAATAACATACCGTGAAATATTCAATGCTACTAAAGACGCCATTGCCGTTATGGACATTCAAAAGAGGGTCTTCACCGACGTCAATCAGACATTTCTGGACTTCTTCGGCATGGAAAGAACCGAGTCTATTGGTATGAGTCCTGAATTAATCAGTTTTAACAGCCCTCCCTATGACAATAAATATGCGGCTGAACTTTTCAACAAGGCTCTCTCCGGAGAATCTGTTCACTTTGAATGGATGGTTAAGAAAAAAACAGGAGAACCGTTCTGGACCGACAACCTTGCACGGGTGGCAACAATTGGTGGCCAGAAAAGACTGCTTATCGTAATGCGTGACATCACCGAACGCAGGAAAATGCAGAAAATTATGGTCCAGAATGAAAAGATGATGTCCATCGGCGGTCTGGCTGCAGGAATGGCCCATGAAATCAACAACCCACTGGGGATCATCATGCAGGTCACCCAGAATATCATTCGCCGCACTTCCCCGACGTTGAAGAGCAATCTTCCGGTTGCGGAAAAATGCAACATAGATCTGGATAACCTGCGAAACTACATGGACAAAAGAGGAATCAACGAATACCTCCGCAGTATTCAGGAAGCAGGTACCCGTGCGGCTGCCATAGTAAAATCCATGCTGGAGTTCAGCCGCAAAAGTAATTCTTCAAAATCTTCCGGTAGGATTGAGCCTGTGATAGAAACAGCTCTATCGCTGGCGGCAAACGATTATGATTTCAAGAAAAAATATGACTTTAAAACGATTAAAATCATCCGCGATTTTAATTCATCACCAATGTTTAATTTCACGGAGATGGAAATCAGTCAGGTAATCCTCAACCTGATAAAAAATGCGGCTCAGGCTCTTGTGGAAGAAAAAAACACCAACAAGATACCGACCATAACCATCCGAACATCTTCAGATGAAAAATTTGTACGGGTGGAAATAGAGGATAACGGCCCCGGAATTCCACACGAAGATCTTAAAAAGATTTTTGAGCCTTTCTATTCCACGAAAGGACCGGGAATCGGAACCGGACTGGGATTGTCAGTATCCTACTACATCATAACCCATAATCATGGGGGAACGATCACAGCTGACTCCAACCCCGGCGAAGGGACCAGATTCACTATTTCCTTGCCCATATTGACTTAA